A window of Gossypium raimondii isolate GPD5lz chromosome 7, ASM2569854v1, whole genome shotgun sequence genomic DNA:
aactcattttagtaataattgaatttacaaTAGAACTAATTATGAGTTAAAGGAGCTCATTAAAACATGATATTCAATTAAAGAtaacaaagtttataaaattaacacaaatattaaaattttataaataagacCATTGAAGGACTTCCACTTGCAAAATTAGTTTAcctattttatgtatatttcacatttatttctaaattgtgccaatcaatttaattcttcataaaattttaacaaagaattcacatcaattaacaattattcacttattatgttattaattgtttaaacatACTTATATGTATCAATCATTCCATCACCTACAACCatattgaaatatttcaaattcatctactatatatatatatatatatatattcatatattgttttcctcctcctcctctccattccacatcctttatgtatatatttgttagaatctttagcttttagtatataacatgcttatatgaaacattatctataattccactatttacttatgtgttcatatcaaagttgtccacttgagtcatagtcactaaattatttatatcttgagctaaagaattctaaattaagatccgcttgatttttttgaaactagactcaaatatctttttaccataaaaattttagaatttatgacttagccaataagtactgtaaattcttcaaatttgtccttgttctgctgtttgacagcttcgaccttctctttactaaaaattaattatctcttagtacagggtttggatgatgtttcaatttgtttctcttgaaaatatactcattaaaaatttaaaaatataaatttaaacccctaatctttttttacaattttgatgatttttcaaagttagaacagggaacccaaaatcaatcgaccttgtctcacaaaaattcatatatctcataatatgaaattattttgcttacatcatttttctatgtaaaactagactcaatatgatttaatttcatactttaattaacctctaattcaatttctacaattttggtgaatttttaaagttagactACTCTTGTTGTACAAAagctgttttagtgcaaaatgttaataaccaagtttataacacctcctttcctttctctacaatatttcaCATCATTTcctcttatttctcttcactaacatattaagaacataaaaccttatataagaaaactctactttaacattaattttatgcttttttttaataatatcaaacttaaaaatatattgaaatattgatgttcttaccttgtcctactgatttcaaactttaacttgattttctctctcctccaacttccattttcttgaatccaaggtgattttcttgttcttcatagtctccttatcacttttctctcttggtgATTGTGAAAATTCCTTGAAATTAtaggtgaaaatggtggatttttggtggaaggaccaaattataaagacaacaaagttttcttcttctctcccCCTCACTCACGTTGGAAAGATGGAGGATCCtctccctttctttctttttttttcatctttctctcCTTTTATACTagctattttaaataaaatattattaaaatatctcattaaaatattaataaattactatttatctaattaaataattataaaatatcatcaaaatatctccaacatcatcattgccttctagagttctctctttttctaattgaccattttgccctttatgatcttttaaaattccatccttgaatCATCACtgaatttggtaaaattacgatttagtccctcataattcttcacctattcaatttggtccctacatGTCAATTCCATATCAtagtaaattgaattattttcacttttgatccttcaactttcttatttttttacactttgatcccctaaattttgaatatttacacttgAGCCAAaaacttttcacatatttacaatttagtccttactttAAATCAATATACTAAAACCTacttcttaattattattatttttaataatcctcaattttgtcttttatcaTCTTCAtatcattttctcattttatcgAGAAATCAATTATACATTATGTCATGATTCTTGATTTAACTCTCTTTTGATATCTTccaactttcattttctttgatcttATACCGTATTTCACTAAAACTTTATCTTATATTATTTACGACCAAGGGGGTTTTGAGGATGTTACAGTTTGAGATCTACCGGGCATTAGAACAACTCCAATTAACCTCAGGATGTGTGCTAAGGCGTATTGTTCTCTTTCAAGGGGACTTGAACTCTCGTGgagattttggaaattttcttgCAACCATTTCATCTTTATCCGGCTACTAAAAAACTTGTTCGGCACCTTGCCTAATAGTTGCTAGCAAATGCTGCTCCAATCGCCAACGACAACTGATCTCGTAACGACTGGCCCATCTACTGATAAATTGAGTTGTAATTGAACGTCCtcgagtgtgattgtacactcaccacatggaagatgaaatgtgcgTGTCTCGGGTCCTTATCCTTCCACCAACACATTGATAAGTATGGGGTCCAATTTACACCCCCGAGCATACGGGACACGTGCAAAAATCCCGCATCTTTTGACAATCATACGTGATGGCCTCAAATATAGATTGTGTATATATGTCTCCAAAATTCGATCTTCAACttgattataaaaaaacaaaaagaacaaataaattttaatctttttagcaacttaataataaacttaaaattagaaatattagAAATATTGTCTTCCCATTTGCAATTGAAATGCGGAAACGTGGTTGTCATCGAAACGAATAAGAGTATTTGCCATtccaaaattgaattaaaatgaataaaaatcgaaaaacaaaattaaatcaagacGAACTTGagagaattttaattaaaattttaaaactaaattcttAAGAGAATTGAGataattggatttgaatgaaaAGATGAGGAAAGGATCCGAGtttatatagaaataaaactaGTTGTTTTTTTATGGCTGTTGGTGGAGGTTACCGTTAGGTGAAAAAACGTCCAGCTAGACGCGTTTTCTGCTGATTGTGCAGGAAAGCACGCCCAACTGGACCGTTTTCACTCACATTCTCTCTAAAATTGACCTATTCCGATAAGTATACCAGAAATCGGTCTAATcactcaattattttttttaaatcgatatttttacataatttagcCTTTTACgttcttttattaaaacttacaaatttatttatttgcataatacttttttaattgatttctttttattatttgatatacatttataatataaataatatctatattatttttcattatagataaaataatagttaataatttgacaaataattttaagatgtattttttaaaatatatttaacaattttttaaaacatataaataatctTACATGGGACGGGATAAaaagtttgtttaaataaaacaCTTACGAATGCCGCGCTCGTGTAGATTTCGCTTTGCCACGCTTTATTAGTTACCTGTTGACACGCACTAGCATTAAGCCCACgcttcacttaattaaaaaattaagtgcCCAGCAAAGAAAAGCTCAGCCCAATTAAATCACAGAAATGCAAGGTGATGAAGCGAGACTCCTGCTAGGCTTCCCCCCTAATTCTCGCCCTTCTCCTTCTCaggttttttctttctttttcaaatttcattcagtttttcatttttattttattttattttgctcttAACTTTGATTGTTTTAGGGGTTTTTTAAATCTCATTGTTTTTGGTTGTTGACTTggattgaaattgataaatCGAGTTGTTTTCCTTTTGGAGATTGTGGCCTTGATTGCTTTCTTCAAATCAGTTAGACTAACAAAATTTCtcgattttttcttctttgtttatgaagttgtatattttattaatttcttttatggttttttatttggaattttAGATTAAAGCAGCTTATAGAAAGAAAGTATGGGAATCGCATCCTGACTTGTTTCCAGTTCACGAAAAGCATTCGGCGGAGTCTAAGTTTAAGTTGGTAAGCATCGATGTGCCTTTAAAACTTTCACCCGTTTTCTAATATATTCTTTGATTGGAATGCACATCTTCGTCGGGGCCAGGTTTGAATTGTTGTTATATGGGTACTGGCTTACTAGTGATGCGATCATTAGGGATCTGAAAAGGAACTGTTGAAGCGTGTTGAGACAAGCTTAAGCATTTTAGAGGTTGATTTGAACAAGCTAAGCATTTTTACAATGTTAGGGTTGAGAGATATTAGCTTAGAGCAGTTTTGTGACTGTTAGTAATTCCACTCTATCTAAAATATACTTGGGGAGTCTTTCTTGATTCTTTTTGCTATTTGAATTCTTTGGAGGGAGCTAGATTGCTTGGGGGTTTGTATCATGTTTTGGTTAAGTTCATGGTGCAAGCAGCGATTTAGAATAGTATGTTCTGGTGAGTAATCAGATCTGGCAGTACGTTTATATTCTTTCGTGAGTTTTTTGGATTTCTAACTGCTGAACATGTTAAGTCTAACCTTGGATTTGAGAGATAAACTGAAATTTACCTGGTAAAGACTAGGTTTAGTCTTAACAAACGGTAGTTTTTATTTGGAATAAGTTACCTAACCTTCACAGAAACTTATCATTCTAGACTGGCCTTTTGAGCCATATACTTTctaaattatggtacgttttcTGGAGGTTGCCATTCTTGACAAGAGCCAACATACTGGAAAACAAGTAACCGATGCAGTATTAATATTAAGTTTTTCCAGTtagtttatttcatttattgtacCTGAATATGAAATATTTCTTTCATCTGGGAGCACTGAATGCGATAATTGTGTGGATACCTTTAATCCTGTATTCTGCAGTTTAAAAATAGTTCCAACTGCATTTACGGTTGTGACAAATATAACCTAAAGATGTGCATTTTTTGCAGATTGCTGAAGCTTATACTTGTCTACAGTCTGGTAATTCTCCTGACTTCTTGAGAAAATATTGagttttccaagaaatcatgGTTTGCAAACTCAATAGATAGTCTAACATGGGAAGAAATCTCTTGTTTAATGTTCTCCAAAGGTAGCACATTTTGTGGAGACATAATAGCTTGTTGTCTAAACTTAGAAGATAGGAGAGTATCTGTCCTTGCCTCTTTCTGCTGTCCCCTTGGCTAACAATATGACTTTGCATCACTGTTTTAGTTTGAGCTTATGtatttttagcttatttttaatttagttttttagaagtcataaaaaaaaaagaaaaaaacatataaaaagaatgaattttttttttaaataatgtagcttggtttgaattttatttagattaggCTAGAATAAAAAAGTTGGGATAAATAAGCTAGAATCAAAATTCCAGGTTAACTTAATTTAGGATTCTAGGAATTTTGCAATAAATAGGTAGGTGAGTCTCGGTTACTTGGTACTTGGGACACATAGAAGACAAAGAGGTCAGAACTAGAATCACAACaaaaatagagttttttttttttttttgagttttggttTTTGCTTAGTTTTTGAGAATATTTTGGTAACTTTAGGCTCCATTTGGTTACAAGGAATAGAGatcattttgttttcttggaaaatgaaaatattaaagaaagcttgttttgttgaaaatgttaaaatgattattaaaaataaaaataaaagtagttgaaaattagaaaataataaaagttgttttcattACTTTTACTAAAAATGCTTTGTAAAAGTCAAATTGAAATTGTTGAAaacaagaattttaaatttaaatgagttGATCCTAGATCAAACtcataaatgtaaaaatattttttgctaATAGTTTtgaatatcaaatatattaCCCTGATtcaatgcttttattttatgtcttaTGTTTCTATTATTGGcaaaataggtaccaaatgtgtttttatttgttcattattgagaacaaattttattattatttatcaaatgtGTTCTTCAACTTTcaaaatatagaaaatgaaaattatcttttaaaaatgaaaatagaaaacaaaaatcagaaatattttcagaaactaaacaaaacattaaagtTTCCAACACCTGTGTGCGTTGGCCACTTGATTAGTAGTGAGAAATCCGGTGAGGAGAAGAAAATCAGTTACCTGTATTTTAGGTTGCAGAAACTTAAGGTTAGACCATCGGTAAAAATCATCACACTTCAGccttaaattgttaaaagtcaGACGAGATTTCTAGGATTTTCATTCCAAGTCTTGACCAGCCCATAATATTTCAACAATGAAAATCACAAAATCAAGGTTTTGGTTCTCTAAAcctataaaaacaaaaagagaactACCACAATAAAAACACAGTCGAGTTCAAAGAGAAAGTAATGGAACCTAAAAAAAAACTACCACAATAAAACCACACTCAAGAGAAATTCAAAGAGCAAGTAATAGAAGTGCCAAAAACTAAAGACATTCTTACCCAACAAATCCAAGAAAACCTGGAAAATCTTGATGCTCCTTATGAAGTCCTTGAGAAAGCTTGtagaaaaatgagtttggagaAGTTAAACTGAGAGAAAGGCTAGTTTTGAATGACTGGGCTGTGGTCAAATGTGTTAATGGAGGCGGAGGTTGGTGGGTAATTTATGTGTGAATTAATTTTGTCCAAACCGTTCAGGTGTTGTGATGCGAAAGGAATGGTGTCGTGACTCTGAATACATTCTtggcaaaaaaattatttcgagaCCAATGCTTGCAACAGGTTTGCAAATTTCTAGGTGATAATGGTGGAAGAAGTGATTTAGAGGGCTGCCCTTCAAcattaatggtctatttttaattagatttctttcaaaattttaatgagcaaatcattttttttattaagctATTTGAGTGTACACAGATCGGTgattcctttgtttttttttattttaagggaaTTCTCTCAAAAATTCTCAAGAATGGTGGAAGTGACTTAGAGATATTATTTTCAATGTTAAAgtttaaattatcttttgaatgcaatatgataatttttctagtaaataatagttttgatcaaatttaactattttcataaacattaaatattcCAACAAAGGAATCTCCTTGAGGAAAGAATGGTCTTTCTTGAATACTTGAGGTGAGGAAATATCTTTTAGCAGAACTTTTACAAAACAATGGAAGAGAGACCTAAAGgctattttcaataattttgaaattaaaacaagaTTAAAAGATAAGACCATTTAGATAAACGACCAATTTAAGGTAAAACAAAACTAGGTACACTATCTTTTAGATAGGTGTTATGAAGTTGCTTGTTCTTCTTCCACATGCAATTGAATTCCTGAACCTAGTTCTGATAATGTAGACTAGAACTTATTCCTTTTAGGGTACTTTTGTTAAGCTTAAGATCACTTAAAGGGTAGATTCATCTAGGTGACTAATCACACCTAGATAAagatataatatacatatttgcGGGGACTACTAGATATGATTTTAATCTAGCGTGCTATGTTCACGCTTAGCACGTTATGGCAACTTTGATTGGATCCTATTTGCATTGATGCCTTGTTGGATCTAGACTCACTTGTTACTTAAGTTTTGATAATTAGCTCAGGATTGATTTAAAGACTTGTGCAATGATTTGAGTAGTAAAAGTAAGAGAGCTGGATATCTGAGGGGTATGACGATTTGCTCTTTCTTCATTAGCTTCATGGTGGCAACAACATGGGATAAGTTGCTTAGAGCTGCAAAGAATTGCGATAAACGTGCTATGCTATACATGTTCGTGAATCAAATGTGAGCATACCTTGAGTGCCTTTCATCAGGTTCACAGCGAATGAAACAGCTGTTTGTCTCAGAAAATAAGCCTTGATGAGTTGGTTTCCTTTGACAGTTCCATGTTAGGAAGTGTATTAGATGATGACTGGCCTGTGGAGGCAGAGAAGCAAGCAATGCAAGAAGATGAGGTTCCATTCTTTCCcagttaaattattttcattaatcaaGTCTTAAGAAAtatgtattttgatttgaaaattttcccatttttaatgctattcttgaattatttttcCAGATTTAGGAGATCACTTATAATGATGTTCAACAATTTTATGGATATGATATGGATGAACTCAACAGTGAagaaaaaacacataaaaaaagGTCAATTAGCTGGTTTGATTGAAGCATTGGGTGTTATTGCTGCTACCATAGGTGTTACCACTGACGATGACagtcttgattttcttgatggTGGTTCGACGGATTAGTTAATCTTCTCTTTGTGGCTCATCAAACTTAGAGTAAGCCATGAAATACCTATTTCcaggaaaaatatataatttgatgttgtcaaaGACTTGCATTGTAATTTGTAGTGGCATATATAGTTATGAAGGTGGATCAAAATATGCTATTAGTCTCTGGATTATGTGTAAGTTGCGGGTTAAGTCTGTATTCTCATTTGGCTATTTTTAGTTTCTCtgctttttgaattttgatgtttcagTCTTATCCCAAACTGTAGCCGATAAATTCGttatgttaaattttgttatttccaAAGTTTTATGTGGCATCGGTTATCGGTTGAGtcaaaactgaaatttcaaaagtcaaaaagtataaaatctaaaaatgatcaaattggaTAATGATAGTTAAATCCTTAGCTTACTCGTAGGACAGGAATAATTACTGAATTTGATTTAATGGACTTAAGTATTACCCTTTGAGTTGGGaatgagattttaaaattagagaAGTACATGGACTTTAACTAATTGAAGTATAGGGATTAAGTTTGTAGCTTTTGCCTAGTACAAGAACTAACAACAAAAATTGACCTATTAATATGTaactaatattatttcaaaatttacttttgaTGCCAATTCTTTAGTAGTGAGCCCATTTGTCAGCGTCTTTCACTAGATTTGGTACTATCTAGCTTATACCTTGCTTCATTTTGTGTGCCCATTTTATGTCCCATCTTCTGTTAAAGGATTCGTTGAAGTACATGGATTTACTATATTACAAATTGTGATATCTTGATGATGGTTGGCACTTGgcttctcttttcttctctttgatTAGATTAGTCATTTGTTACTGTAAATCCCAATTCCCAGCAGATGGATTGGATCTAGTAGGTCAGTACACGTAACTGCATCTATTGCTACAATTGGTACCGTCACTGTCGAGCTTACATCCTAGTCTCTTCTTTGCATCCTCACTAAACCTTCTTTTTTAGTGTTTGATAAGTTGATTCTATCTACCTATTTTGTCTGCtttattaaattggttttaTCGTGAATCCTAGGTTTCTACTCAATGGGATTGAATCTAAGGAGTATAGATCTACTGGCCAGAAACTGGTTAAGGATTAATCAATCCGATGTGGATCCCAATACTCTTGAACATAACTTAATAGAATTGAGTTTGCAAACCTGATTTTGGATCCTTCTATCTTCTTACTAGTTACATTAATAAGTACAGTTATTTTGACATGCTATTCAAGTTCATCTCAATGATTGTCACAGGTTCAGGAAGAGGAGGTTCGTACTCAGGTAGCTTCTTGTTCGAAAAGTATTGAcaactatattttatttctttggttTGTGAGTTAGATATTGTGTTTCTTCTATAGCTACATATTCACATGTCGTCAGAACGGgagtaccaaaggctcatgggGGAAGAAGAAACCGTGGTTTGATTCAGATTCCTTTCCTTCTTATAGTTCTGGGAACTGTTGGACTTGGGGGATTAAATGCAACCAGGTAACCAACAGCTTGATGACGATAATTGGTtctgttttcctttctttttactGAATATAACACGTTTTATTAGGGGTCTAAATAGTGAGTTTATTAATCTTCTCAGGGCTTATAGAAAGCAAAAAGAGGCATACCCTTCTCACAATCCATTCCTCCCCTGAGCAAGACATTATTCTGTTTTCTCATTTGGTATCGATATGGAAGATTCAATTTATGTTAGCCTTACGTATCAGATGTGTTCTAGCCGATAAGTATAAACGCGAATTGGGGTTATAtaatcttcaaaaagaaaaaagaggttATATATGATTCCTTTTGACCTCGATCGGTTTAAATAGAGATGCGAGTAAGTAATCATAGTGAGCTAATTTCATAATGTAAATTCTGCACTGTACGTTGTATTCATGTATTTGTACTTATATCTTCGGCACTAAGATCAATGTTGGTTAAATCGAATCGTCCGGTCGGTATACCAACTCAGAAACCATTGATTGAACtggttttttatgttttgtttggcCCAAACCTAAAGAAAACCGGtcaaccttaaaaaaaaaaaaaacttaaaaatgagGGGAAAAAATAGAAGATTCTAAAATGAGGGGTTGTGGGACTggagaaaaagaaagccatTGGCTAAAAAACGGCAGTGATGTGGTGGTGTTGCTCCACTCAGGCTGTTGCTGCATCTGCCATCTTGAAGCTCGCGCGAGTGTATATTGGGTAGATCTGACTATTGTCGAGTTTGGGTCGATGTCAACTATTAAGTatcttttttaagtttgaaaagtAGACTTAAAATTCTGCTTAAACCGGTTCAGATAAAAAGATACTGGTtcagataaaaagaaaaattaaattcgaGCTTGATTTGGTCTAtcgtattaaattttatctaaaagtaaattttaaaaatataataaatatactaAAGATATTAACATAAATATCCAAACAAATACTTCTAAAATGGTAAAAGAAGAATTAGCAATAaaacaagagtaattgaatatctaaataataacaataaaataataacgaaGTGGTAATAAATAACTGTAAAACAGTAGCAAATAGAAGCAAACAATAGCAGGGGAAAAGGTTTGTACTTGAGGTTCGGTCTGTTTAGATGAtgagttttaacttttttttgtttaagttaaattttcgagcttatatttttattcaaacattttcACTTTTTAAGCGGAACTTCGAGTCTGGACGGATAACCTAGATTAGTTCTAACATTGGGGTAGCTGCGCTATAAgttgttttatataataataataataataataataataataataataataataataatgataatagtaataataataacaacaataataatactgCAAAGAACACAAGAATAATAGATGAGAATAAGAGGGATTTTATTgcaattttcttctttcctaTCATCATTACAAGTAGTATACTCCTATGCATATAAGAAGATTCCTCATTTTCTAATACATAAATAGGAAATGAGTTACAAAAAGATGAAAGATGAAAAGtagaagaagatgaaaggtgAAAGATTGATTATAATGAACATCTCATTAATAGCATTCGTAACAATCCCCATTGGATGTTCATTGTATAAAGGATAtgcctcattaaaaactttACTAGGAAAAATCCTGTAGGACAAAAAActagtgaaggaaaaaaaagtacatAATCCTTTGATACACAGTATATCacaactttaaaagaaaaatgtagtGTTAATTTACTCCCCTCAAGTAATCATCACTTAAGATCTTTGAAACGATGCAATCTAATGCTGAAAATTAACTTCTCAAATGTAGCGGTAGagagtgcctaattgaattctTGATTATTCTTCACAtcaggtgaggggtgttacaacagtGAATATTTTGCTCCTCTTATTTGAacatcattttataactcaaatttgaaacattcaatattatttatcaatagTAAATTATCAACAAAGACaacaaattttattgatgtgtATCAAGAtagcaataaaattcaattgcaTTCTCATGCTTTAGATGTCACCAACAATTTTATAAAGCATGATGTATTGTATGATTCACTATTATCAATACAATGAGAGCattgaacatataaaaaatGGTACTTCAGACTATCGTTTTATAACATTATTGTTTGACCATTTgtattcattttcaatatctCCAATCTACATGAAAAATTAgcttgataaattttgattatataaacaCTATTGGATACtcaataacaattttttataatatcatcGTAAGATTTGTCCTTATTGAACACTTGATCTTCATGTCGagacaaattttcattttagatatACTTTCATTATAAAGTTTATCTACCGAATAagtatttctcttgaaaattcTTCAGAATTCCAATGATTTTCTCATGAAACTTGAGTTTTATGCTTCAGATATCAATATTATCAAATCATTTATATCAATTGAATACAAATTCACTAGACgtaaataaataactttatatttgattttcgCATTCACCacaaatcaatcatttttcATAACCAAAACCAACTGTGATGTGAACATTCTTGTTACAAGTCAATTCTATATATTatgacttgtattttttttcgcTATTATGCTAACATGTACTCCCCTTGACTTTACACCATTCGGGTGTTTGGACTTCTTGTCCGAGATGTATTTCATAAGTTGTAATAAAaacgtttatttattttgatgactTGTTCTCATCTCAAtgctttcaaatatattttcattcaaaatcctCCCTTTTCCATAATATTGAAGTATTCTACGTATATTATCGTTGTCAACAACAATTTCCTTTTGTCAGCTCCATCATATTTAATTATGACATAATTGATTGGGATATtccattatatttataatttcatgtacTTGaacctctgctagggttttatCAAAAGTTATGCCTTGGGTCTCTTCATGAGTACTCGCCTTCTTTAGCATATGAC
This region includes:
- the LOC105795160 gene encoding uncharacterized protein LOC105795160, with translation MQGDEARLLLGFPPNSRPSPSQIKAAYRKKVWESHPDLFPVHEKHSAESKFKLIAEAYTCLQSGSGRGGSYSATYSHVVRTGVPKAHGGRRNRGLIQIPFLLIVLGTVGLGGLNATRAYRKQKEAYPSHNPFLP